A stretch of Pristiophorus japonicus isolate sPriJap1 chromosome 10, sPriJap1.hap1, whole genome shotgun sequence DNA encodes these proteins:
- the katnal1 gene encoding katanin p60 ATPase-containing subunit A-like 1: MSLAEIYDNVKKGREYALLGNYDSSMVYYQGVIQQIQKHSQSIRDPALKVKWQQVRQDLVEEYEQVKSIVNTLESFRVEKPPCDFSAPQQDEFSKDPSVWPPPIPVEHRAPLMKRQNREVKPVRKESPVVQARGLVGRGQQAGRAEKPSSKYSSDSRARGKDDKGRRNLQESAGVADGKKFDGTGYDKDLVDVLERDIISRNPNVHWEDIADLEDAKRLLREAVVLPMWMPDFFKGIRRPWKGVLMVGPPGTGKTMLAKAVATECGTTFFNVSSSTLTSKYRGESEKLVRLLFEMARFYAPTTIFIDEIDSICSRRGTSDEHEASRRVKSELLIQMDGVGSASDNEDPSRMVMVLAATNFPWDIDEALRRRLEKRVYISLPTANGRAELLKINLRGVDVALGVDVTAIADKMEGYSGADITNVCRDASMMAMRRRIQGLSPEEIKALSKEELQMPVTMDDFELSLKKISKSVSASDLEKYTTWMAEFGSV; this comes from the exons ATGAGTTTAGCAGAAATATATGATAATGTGAAAAAAGGGAGAGAGTATGCTCTTTTAGGAAACTACGACTCTTCAATGGTTTACTACCAGGGAGTGATCCAGCAGATTCAGAAGCACAGTCAGTCGATCAGAGATCCAGCATTAAAGGTGAAATGGCAGCAG GTGCGCCAGGACTTAGTCGAAGAGTATGAGCAGGTGAAAAGTATTGTTAATACTTTGGAAAGCTTTAGAGTAGAGAAACCTCCATGTGATTTCTCTGCACCTCAGCAAGATGAGTTTTCCAAGGATCCCAGTGTTTGGCCACCTCCTATTCCAGTTGAGCACAG AGCTCCTCTGATGAAGCGGCAAAATCGGGAGGTTAAGCCTGTGCGTAAAGAGTCACCGGTTGTCCAGGCACGAGGACTTGTGGGTCGAGGTCAGCAGGCTGGTAGAGCTGAAAAACCCAGCAGCAAGTATAGCAGTGATTCCAGAGCCAGAGGAAAAGACGACAAG GGCAGAAGAAACCTGCAGGAATCAGCAGGAGTTGCAGATGGCAAAAAATTTGATGGAACTGGTTACGATAAGGATTTAGTTGATGTTTTGGAGAGAGATATTATCTCCAGGAATCCCAATGTCCATTG GGAAGATATAGCTGATTTAGAAGATGCTAAGAGACTTTTGAGAGAAGCTGTAGTGCTACCCATGTGGATGCCTGACTTCTTCAAGGGAATAAGGCGACCCTGGAAG GGTGTCTTAATGGTTGGACCGCCGGGCACAGGTAAAACCATGCTAGCTAAAGCTGTGGCTACGGAGTGTGGTACAACTTTCTTTAATGTGTCCTCTTCGACACTAACTTCCAAGTACAGAGGAGAGTCTGAAAAGTTGGTTCGTTTGTTATTTGAAATG GCccgattttatgctccaacaactaTTTTTATAGATGAAATTGATTCAATCTGTAGTCGCAGGGGCACATCTGATGAACATGAAGCTAGCCGCAGAGTCAAGTCAGAGCTACTTATTCAGATGGATG GTGTAGGGAGTGCTTCAGACAATGAGGATCCCTCAAGAATGGTAATGGTATTGGCTGCCACAAATTTCCCGTGGGATATAGATGAAGCCTTAAGGAGGAGACTGGAAAAAAGAGTATACATTTCTTTACCTACAG CAAATGGGAGAGCAGAATTGCTGAAAATAAATCTCCGAGGAGTAGATGTTGCTCTGGGTGTTGACGTTACAGCTATTGCAGATAAGATGGAAGGTTATTCTGGTGCAGACATCACAAACGTTTGCAG AGATGCTTCCATGATGGCAATGCGACGTCGAATTCAAGGCCTGTCTCCAGAAGAAATCAAAGCCTTGTCTAAAGAGGAGTTACAAATGCCTGTAACCATGGATGACTTTGAGCTGTCGCTAAAGAAAATCTCTAAATCAGTTTCTGCTTCAGATCTTGAAAAGTATACAACATGGATGGCTGAGTTTGGTTCAGTGTAG